In the genome of Piliocolobus tephrosceles isolate RC106 chromosome 20, ASM277652v3, whole genome shotgun sequence, the window tatttccctcttctctctgACAGGCAAACTCCCCACAACAGCCTCCTCAAcgctgcctcccacagtgcttggACAAAATAATTACAGCAAGGAGCGCGCACTCCTTATACAGGACATCCCAAtgcaggtggagaaactgagggaGAGTTGGAGGTTCCTTGCCCTCGGTGATGCGGTGTGAAGCCCTCCAGGCACCAGCCCCGCCGCGTGAGCCGCCGCCTGCACCGCTTCTCGCGGACACCAACCGAGCCGCACTTCTCGCGCCGCTACTGCGGGTTTCCGCGGCGCCGGTGTTTTTGTTCCCGGCACGGCGCGTTTTAGTCGTTCAGGCCGAATCAAGCGAAGGCGGAAAAGCGGCGCGCGGTCCGCGTCAGCTGCAGTTTCGTCCTCCTGGTTCCCGGTGCGCTAACAAAGGCATTTGCATGAAAACAGAAACCCGGTTTGCAGAAAGGACCCGTTGGCGGCGTGCATCGTGCGCTCCAGTGCCCTACCGCTGCGCCCCCTTCCCCAGGTGGGGAAGAAGCGAAGTGTGGGGACTGGCCCAAGACACGGCTCGGCCGGCGGGGACCGGGACGCTGCGGCCCGAGCGACCCCCTTCTCTGCCCCCTTCCCAGGCCGGCGGAAACGGCCGTCTCGGGCGTGGGCGCGCTTCTGCAGACTCATCGGGACGTTTTACCCAGGCGTGCGGCCAGGGCCCCCGGGGTCTTGGGGAGCCGGCGCCTGCGTGCGGACCGCAGCGGAGCGGAAGGAGCGGCGGCAGTGGCTCCTTCAGCACTGGGGCGCAGCCTCCGGGCTCTCCCTGCGCCACTCTGGGCCTCGGTCTCTTCGCATGTTCGACAGGGACGCAAGAATGTCACAACGCCTATCTGCAGGGGGAGGCGGGCTTCCCAGAAGCGTGCCGGCGCGTGGCTCGCAGAGGGGCTCAGTGAATATCCGCTGCGTTGGCCCTTTCCAAAGCTTTTCCTTAGCCGCTTCTCCTTTGGCCCTTTCCAGAGCTTTTCCTTAGCCGCTTCTCCTTTGAAACCCTCGTTTTCCCCAGCAGCCCTTGGAGGCAGGATAAGCTAAGTGGTAAAAGCAGAGGATTAGGAACCGGGGAaccctggattcaaatcctgcccGCCGCTGACTAGCTGTGTAACCACGGGCAAGTTACTCCGCCTCTGgaggcctcagcttcctcatctgtaaaatggggcataACACAGTCCAGAAAGTGCTTATTTCCGCAGTGTCACAAAGCAAGTGTTTAATTCATTCTTAAAATTAATCACTTCCAGCTGTGGGACAGGCGCAGGGTAGAAAGGGGTTTTCTTAAGGTCACAGGCGGCGTCAAAGGCAAACCCTCCGGGTCTTCACAAGTAAGTTTTGTGAAGCAGCAAGTCTTCAGCAGCCTGAAGGGCAAGCTCCCCAGATGGTTTTATCCAGCCGGGTAGATGTGAGCGGTAAGGAGCGCCGGCGCATCTCCGCCTCTCTCCGTGAAGACGCATAAGCAATGGCTGGCGAATCTACTGCCTGGAATGGGGTTCTTGGGTAGAGACCGTTTTTTgttggaaaaagaagaagaaagaaagaaaacaaacaaccatgCAAACAAAAACGGAAAGCCAGAGCCTTTTATGTAGGAGCCAGCCTGCTATTCAGGGCCGACCACCGTCTCTCCGCAATTCCTCCCCGGGAAGGAAGCCTCGCGCTGCCCTCCAGTGGCAGGCGAGGTAGTGTCGCCCGGGCGAAGCTCACAAACAAGGGTTTACCAGAGAAACCAGCTTCAGTCTGCGCGGGTGGGGGCTGTCGGGGAGAGAGCAGAGAAAATCGGAATGGTTCCCTGACTGCTGTTTTTTCGTCCCGGTGGATCTTGGGAGTCTTGGAAAGAGAATAATAAGGCTCTCTGAATTTGAAAGGCATAGGAGTTTTTacattctggttttatttatttttgaatagacAACACATTTACAGgattcaaaagataaaaaagaagatagCGTGAAAAGGAAGTCTCGCTT includes:
- the LOC111548095 gene encoding uncharacterized protein LOC111548095 isoform X1 gives rise to the protein MRCEALQAPAPPREPPPAPLLADTNRAALLAPLLRVSAAPVFLFPARRVLVVQAESSEGGKAARGPRQLQFRPPGSRCANKGICMKTETRFAERTRWRRASCAPVPYRCAPFPRWGRSEVWGLAQDTARPAGTGTLRPERPPSLPPSQAGGNGRLGRGRASADSSGRFTQACGQGPRGLGEPAPACGPQRSGRSGGSGSFSTGAQPPGSPCATLGLGLFACSTGTQECHNAYLQGEAGFPEACRRVARRGAQ